CCCTTCTACATCCTCAGCTCCTTGAATTATAACTGAAAGTAAGCCTGCTCCACTCAATCTCTCATCTTCAAAGGACTTTTCATCTCCACCATTCAAAGGGTCATTGAATTTGGCACTATCTTCTTTAAAAGGCACAAAAGTTAACTCTACCACAATTTGCCCTCTTTGCTTCTTGTCTTGAGGATCTGAAATATTTGTGTGTTTGAGCAAATCAAGAGTAAATTCTTTTGTATCATGGGGTGTCAGGATTTTTAGAGGAATTAACTGCATTCctaatctgtcatgtccaccaaCCTGCAAAACAAGTTCTGTAGTTTAAACTCTCATTGCAATTTAAatgtgaaaaatgaaaaaagcaattaatatttagattttaaaatgaaaCCTTGTCCCAATCAAACACTTGTAGTTGAAGAACTTGAGACTGAGGATCCTTGACTATAAGCTTGAAGTTCTCATTCCACACAGGATTCAAATTATTCTTCTTGATTGTGGTTTTCTTTGCCGGCAGCTTCTCTCCATTCAGGCTGAGTTTAACATATGGATCAGATGTTCCCAAGAAATCAGCCTTCAAGAGTTTCATTGCCCGCACAACCTTCACATGCAGTATCCCCACAGGCTTCTTTACAGCCACactaaatgaaaaaataaaacaaaataatatcaattagATTGCGCAGATTCTTTCTAAATAAAAGAATCTTGCTATGATTCATCCAATATATGCTTACGTTGATAAGTCAAGGATAGGTATATCAAGAGACTGGGGCCAAAGATAAAGGCTTGCTACTTGTTTTCTGATAATCTCCTGCAAGTATCTAGAATAGTTAGTTAATAAATTATAGATTTAATATCCATTTTCAGACAAAGAAAACATAGCCTGAACCTATTCATATAAGTATTACCAGTGTAGCACCTGAACAAATCGGTACAGGCCAGGTATAGACATTACATCGCCACCCAGAATGTTTAGTCCGAAATCTACATGTGGCTGCAGATAAGTGAAGAATCACCATTTACAAAAACATTTAGCAATTTGCTTTTAATTGGCAAAAATCAAGATACTACTTAGTGCTTACCCTCTCCATCAAGGAGACGACAATGTTTGCGAAACATGGAAATGTAGGTAGTAGAGGCTTCAATGCAATCCGCGGTGCTGCAAATATTTGCAGATCAACTAGCTGCAGAAAAGCTTCATCAATCTTTTAGAGGATATGCTTCTTCTTAGTAGAAACTAACAAACAAGACCATTGTTTCATCAAAGTTTATGTCTTTGGACTCATTCTGACCTGAACTTTGACTTGTAAAGACATTAGTTTTAACACCAAAATTATATTGGGATTGCCAGCCCACCTAATTGCTGGTTCCATGACTAAATCCTTCTCATTAGTCTCATATACTTTGACACCTGAAAAATTACAATATTgtccaaattaaaataaaattaaaaataaaattaaaaacaaaaaaaaattacatgaaGGACTTACCATGAATGGTAGGAGGAAGAGTTCCAAGAGTAAGATGCTCAAATTCAATTGCTTCTATCATATACTTCCCAACGTACTCTGCAAATATAGGCTTTGTCGTACTTTTTATTGTAGCACAAATTGCCTGTGCAAGATAAGGATTAATGAACACTATGATTAAAAATGCATCAGCATCAAGACTATTCAAGTGATCAAATTACCCTGTCAAGGTAAGGCCACATATTCAAAAGAAACTTGTTTAACCAGTCGACCTGCAAATTCAGACAAATACCAATCATcaaaattaactaaatttttactGTAAAGCAACAACAGAAATCACACAAGACAACTACAACTAAACTAAATATATTTGTTAGTGACAATGTACAAGCCAAATACACTAAGCTTACTCGTTCATAATCCGGGCATTTCACCCACAATGGAATCGCAGGCAGGATATCTTGCAAGGTGCTCGAGTCCAATTCATGAAGAGGTCTAACCACTGGATCCTAATATTAGACAGTCCACACTCAAAATGAAAACAGCCAACCAGAAAATAAAGATGATGAAGTTCAATGAACAGTCATTACTGTAAGTTCAACCTGCTTATTTTTGAATATGCAATCAGCTGAAGTAAATAGTAAAAGGATTGTACTTCCCCAAATGATGATGCAAAAAGCATGATTAAAAGAGTTTCCTTATTCATCCTTTCTAATGAACAAATCTTTAATTCTTTTACAGAGCATTTTTGGAATTGGTCAAGCTGGAGTTTCACATTGTTCAATTGCAGTCCATTTTTATCATGAAATTGAAGCTCTAAAAAATGAGTCCTCTGGGACATTATTTGTATAAGTGACTCCAAACATGCAGTGAATAGATTTTCCCATTCAAAGAGATGAATGCTCCTTCAAATGGTCATTCAATCAAACAACTCTTCTGCACCATAAATATGAAAACCATCCATTGAAATGTGGTTCaaattgttaaaaataaaaaacttaatcTTATTCCTCCTTGATCATTTTGAAGAGGAATAATAAAACGCTAATGCAACAGTTCATTTCAATTAAATTCAGAAGGTGAAGGGAAAACAATTCATGACAAAGAAAAGGGCCATTAGATCATTTCAGTGCATTCCAGTTAATCCACCAATCAGATTAAACAACCCATTAAAACCCCAATCTCTACTCTAGTTATTTACAACATAACATCA
This region of Manihot esculenta cultivar AM560-2 chromosome 10, M.esculenta_v8, whole genome shotgun sequence genomic DNA includes:
- the LOC110624581 gene encoding synaptotagmin-3 isoform X1, translating into MGSLSTFLGIIGFGFGLPIGVLLGFFLFVYSHPKDVKDPVVRPLHELDSSTLQDILPAIPLWVKCPDYERVDWLNKFLLNMWPYLDRAICATIKSTTKPIFAEYVGKYMIEAIEFEHLTLGTLPPTIHGVKVYETNEKDLVMEPAIRWAGNPNIILVLKLMSLQVKVQLVDLQIFAAPRIALKPLLPTFPCFANIVVSLMERPHVDFGLNILGGDVMSIPGLYRFVQEIIRKQVASLYLWPQSLDIPILDLSTVAVKKPVGILHVKVVRAMKLLKADFLGTSDPYVKLSLNGEKLPAKKTTIKKNNLNPVWNENFKLIVKDPQSQVLQLQVFDWDKVGGHDRLGMQLIPLKILTPHDTKEFTLDLLKHTNISDPQDKKQRGQIVVELTFVPFKEDSAKFNDPLNGGDEKSFEDERLSGAGLLSVIIQGAEDVEGKHHNNPYALVLFRGEKKKTKMIRKTRDPRWNEEFQFTLDQPPLHEKIHIDVMSKRTRFSFRAKETLGHVEINLDDVVHNGRINEKYHLIDSKNGVIHVEIRWDTV
- the LOC110624581 gene encoding synaptotagmin-3 isoform X2, with the protein product MFRKHCRLLDGEATCRFRTKHSGWRCNVYTWPVPICSGATLEIIRKQVASLYLWPQSLDIPILDLSTVAVKKPVGILHVKVVRAMKLLKADFLGTSDPYVKLSLNGEKLPAKKTTIKKNNLNPVWNENFKLIVKDPQSQVLQLQVFDWDKVGGHDRLGMQLIPLKILTPHDTKEFTLDLLKHTNISDPQDKKQRGQIVVELTFVPFKEDSAKFNDPLNGGDEKSFEDERLSGAGLLSVIIQGAEDVEGKHHNNPYALVLFRGEKKKTKMIRKTRDPRWNEEFQFTLDQPPLHEKIHIDVMSKRTRFSFRAKETLGHVEINLDDVVHNGRINEKYHLIDSKNGVIHVEIRWDTV